One Anas platyrhynchos isolate ZD024472 breed Pekin duck chromosome 2, IASCAAS_PekinDuck_T2T, whole genome shotgun sequence DNA segment encodes these proteins:
- the ZNF438 gene encoding zinc finger protein 438 isoform X2, translated as MQNPLTFSAGGVFLHANPAEKHCVQQSVLGQPKQETCAGKTVSTDKHKSTSDILQSFQKKSQFRTIAPKMVPKILTSGVVSCLQSSVPEQNPPKISAAGSKPLMVPAQNYAVMQLAGHEGTFSLLALPYVTPAVPQPMQPSNMALSENLKLPIPRYQSVRNKLLSDKKPAHISVLGTQNKIPTKAQVSSQTSPMPTPAEDCPETRPSSDSSEQVMLSDRESSEMTAATLRSENNSVESGFPSVSKTKTAVRNVSGPSIVKDSSNKPASSSNPMKLSLHSVKTALETTRESFVMAEKLKEKPTNSENPVTVLSPAVFGSPIQMAPSTPKEKLPILPYSRMKNSVFCKSKQSTAVMNVSGPSIRSDCEKTPASVKAFHVPSKGPDKRLAVPFTQAPKQTIRENTFSPSNKVDVDSLKKLNGTPSKRRGRKRRAPDDLLAFQSKRRKCIVNKFREGRERVKADLQPPEDKKAEAVKRYRSIRPKPVVVVQAIAPLTSAAVIEAKSPDCLGQDLVLSSSLASKYLSYKHNDTPSVKSIDLGRNAYSAVPKPWHKCQVCNHHFQFKHHLQDHMNTHTNKRPYSCRICRKAYIHSGSLSTHMKLHHNEGKPKKLVCCEFCAKVFGHAKVYFGHLREVHRVVISTEPSSSEQQLQDALRSRDTNIKEAEEATERGNKCDLEDLFHNPGEVKLQIRCGRCQFIAQSFAEMKFHLLCSHGEEIQGRVKEGVLQGSKGARGELIKHATHLWKQRNERRHTAKCSACEEEFYALPKLKRQIHFHHQNNVDMLSKSEVTQSGSSEAAKEMQNVGSGSPSKKIEIWSKAGYNCILCKQLFGRKEDLCNHWQSHHNCEDPSVLWTIFSLVSKQGIIELSNNG; from the exons gtggtgtttttttgcaTGCTAATCCTGCAGAGAAACACTGTGTCCAACAAAGTGTGCTGGGTCAGCCAAAACAAGAAACTTGTGCTGGAAAGACAGTATCCACAG aTAAACACAAATCCACTTCAGATATACTAcaaagttttcagaagaaaagtcaGTTTAGGACCATCGCTCCCAAAATGGTACCAAAAATTTTAACATCTGGAGTGGTTTCGTGTCTCCAGTCATCTGTGCCTgaacaaaacccaccaaaaaTCTCAGCTGCTGGTTCTAAACCTCTGATGGTGCCAGCTCAAAACTACGCCGTCATGCAGCTTGCTGGTCACGAGGGGACTTTCTCCCTCCTGGCCTTGCCGTACGTTACCCCTGCCGTACCGCAGCCAATGCAGCCGTCAAACATGGCCCTTTCTGAAAACCTAAAGCTGCCTATCCCGAGGTACCAGTCTGTGAGAAATAAACTGCTGAGTGACAAGAAACCGGCTCACATCTCTGTTTTGGGTACACAGAACAAGATTCCTACCAAAGCACAGGTCTCATCGCAGACTTCCCCCATGCCTACCCCAGCTGAAGACTGTCCTGAAACTCGTCCTAGTTCAGATTCATCAGAGCAAGTGATGCTATCAGACCGTGAGTCATCTGAAATGACAGCTGCCACCTTACGAAGTGAAAATAATTCCGTGGAATCTGGATTTCCTTCGgtgagcaaaacaaaaactgctgtCAGGAATGTTTCTGGACCATCTATAGTTAAAGACTCTTCGAACAAGCCAGCGAGTTCAAGTAATCCCATGAAACTTAGTCTGCACTCTGTGAAGACGGCACTTGAAACCACAAGGGAGTCATTCGTTATGGCTgagaaactgaaggaaaaacccACAAATTCTGAAAATCCTGTTACTGTCCTTTCACCGGCAGTTTTTGGCAGTCCGATACAGATGGCTCCATcaacaccaaaagaaaaacttCCTATTTTGCCTTACTCAAGGATGAAAAATTCAGTGTTCTGTAAATCTAAGCAGAGTACTGCTGTTATGAATGTATCCGGCCCTTCGATAAGATCTGACTGTGAAAAGACACCAGCTTCGGTGAAAGCCTTTCATGTTCCTTCTAAAGGACCTGATAAACGATTAGCTGTACCATTTACACAAGCCCCCAAACAAACCATTCGAGAAAATACGTTCTCTCCATCCAATAAAGTGGATGTTGACAGCCTTAAAAAATTGAATGGTACACCCTCGAAAAGAAGAGGCAGGAAGAGAAGAGCCCCGGATGATTTATTGGCTTTCCAGAGCAAGCGAAGGAAATGCATCGTTAATAAATTTCgagaaggaagagagagggTGAAAGCTGATCTGCAGCCACCTGAAGACAAAAAAGCGGAGGCGGTGAAAAGATACCGTAGTATTAGACCCAAACCAGTGGTGGTTGTGCAGGCTATCGCACCGCTGACCTCTGCAGCTGTCATAGAGGCAAAGTCTCCCGACTGTTTAGGGCAAGATCTTGTTTTAAGCAGCTCGCTTGCCAGTAAATATTTAAGCTACAAGCATAATGACACTCCGTCGGTTAAATCTATTGATTTAGGCAGAAACGCGTACTCAGCTGTGCCTAAGCCGTGGCATAAATGCCAGGTTTGTAACCATCACTTCCAGTTCAAACACCACCTCCAGGACCACATGAACACGCACACGAACAAGCGGCCGTACAGCTGCCGGATCTGTCGGAAGGCGTACATTCATTCCGGGAGCCTGAGCACGCACATGAAGCTTCACCACAACGAAGGCAAACCCAAAAAGCTTGTGTGCTGCGAATTCTGTGCTAAAGTTTTCGGCCATGCAAAAGTCTATTTTGGTCACCTAAGGGAAGTGCACAGGGTTGTTATCAGTACCGAGCCCTCCAGTagtgagcagcagctgcaagatGCTCTGAGGAGCAGAGACACAAACATAAAAGAGGCAGAAGAAGCAACAGAGAG ggGAAACAAGTGCGATTTGGAAGACCTGTTCCATAATCCTGGAGAGGTTAAATTGCAGATCAGATGTGGTCGGTGCCAGTTCATCGCACAGTCTTTTGCTGAAATGAAGTTTCATTTACTGTGCTCTCATGGAGAAGAGATCCAGGGAAGAGTGAAGGAAGGGGTTTTGCAAGGAAGTAAAGGAGCTAGGGGGGAACTCATCAAACATGCAACACACCTCTGGAAACAGCGCAACGAGAGAAGACACACAGCAAAATGCAGTGCCTGTGAGGAGGAGTTTTATGCTTTGCCAAAACTGAAAAGACAGATACACTTTCACCATCAGAATAATGTTGATATGTTATCTAAAAGTGAAGTGACTCAGTCAGGAAGCAGTGAAGCAGCCAAGGAGATGCAAAATGTTGGTTCTGGTTCACCAAGCAAAAAGATTGAAATTTGGTCTAAAGCTGGATATAACTGCATTTTGTGCAAACAGTTATTTGGAAGGAAGGAGGATCTTTGTAATCATTGGCAGAGTCATCATAACTGTGAAGACCCTTCTGTTTTATGGACAATCTTTAGTTTGGTCTCAAAACAAGGAATTATTGAACTTTCCAATAATGGTTAA
- the ZNF438 gene encoding zinc finger protein 438 isoform X1 produces the protein MLSYLLEGIMQNPLTFSAGGVFLHANPAEKHCVQQSVLGQPKQETCAGKTVSTDKHKSTSDILQSFQKKSQFRTIAPKMVPKILTSGVVSCLQSSVPEQNPPKISAAGSKPLMVPAQNYAVMQLAGHEGTFSLLALPYVTPAVPQPMQPSNMALSENLKLPIPRYQSVRNKLLSDKKPAHISVLGTQNKIPTKAQVSSQTSPMPTPAEDCPETRPSSDSSEQVMLSDRESSEMTAATLRSENNSVESGFPSVSKTKTAVRNVSGPSIVKDSSNKPASSSNPMKLSLHSVKTALETTRESFVMAEKLKEKPTNSENPVTVLSPAVFGSPIQMAPSTPKEKLPILPYSRMKNSVFCKSKQSTAVMNVSGPSIRSDCEKTPASVKAFHVPSKGPDKRLAVPFTQAPKQTIRENTFSPSNKVDVDSLKKLNGTPSKRRGRKRRAPDDLLAFQSKRRKCIVNKFREGRERVKADLQPPEDKKAEAVKRYRSIRPKPVVVVQAIAPLTSAAVIEAKSPDCLGQDLVLSSSLASKYLSYKHNDTPSVKSIDLGRNAYSAVPKPWHKCQVCNHHFQFKHHLQDHMNTHTNKRPYSCRICRKAYIHSGSLSTHMKLHHNEGKPKKLVCCEFCAKVFGHAKVYFGHLREVHRVVISTEPSSSEQQLQDALRSRDTNIKEAEEATERGNKCDLEDLFHNPGEVKLQIRCGRCQFIAQSFAEMKFHLLCSHGEEIQGRVKEGVLQGSKGARGELIKHATHLWKQRNERRHTAKCSACEEEFYALPKLKRQIHFHHQNNVDMLSKSEVTQSGSSEAAKEMQNVGSGSPSKKIEIWSKAGYNCILCKQLFGRKEDLCNHWQSHHNCEDPSVLWTIFSLVSKQGIIELSNNG, from the exons gtggtgtttttttgcaTGCTAATCCTGCAGAGAAACACTGTGTCCAACAAAGTGTGCTGGGTCAGCCAAAACAAGAAACTTGTGCTGGAAAGACAGTATCCACAG aTAAACACAAATCCACTTCAGATATACTAcaaagttttcagaagaaaagtcaGTTTAGGACCATCGCTCCCAAAATGGTACCAAAAATTTTAACATCTGGAGTGGTTTCGTGTCTCCAGTCATCTGTGCCTgaacaaaacccaccaaaaaTCTCAGCTGCTGGTTCTAAACCTCTGATGGTGCCAGCTCAAAACTACGCCGTCATGCAGCTTGCTGGTCACGAGGGGACTTTCTCCCTCCTGGCCTTGCCGTACGTTACCCCTGCCGTACCGCAGCCAATGCAGCCGTCAAACATGGCCCTTTCTGAAAACCTAAAGCTGCCTATCCCGAGGTACCAGTCTGTGAGAAATAAACTGCTGAGTGACAAGAAACCGGCTCACATCTCTGTTTTGGGTACACAGAACAAGATTCCTACCAAAGCACAGGTCTCATCGCAGACTTCCCCCATGCCTACCCCAGCTGAAGACTGTCCTGAAACTCGTCCTAGTTCAGATTCATCAGAGCAAGTGATGCTATCAGACCGTGAGTCATCTGAAATGACAGCTGCCACCTTACGAAGTGAAAATAATTCCGTGGAATCTGGATTTCCTTCGgtgagcaaaacaaaaactgctgtCAGGAATGTTTCTGGACCATCTATAGTTAAAGACTCTTCGAACAAGCCAGCGAGTTCAAGTAATCCCATGAAACTTAGTCTGCACTCTGTGAAGACGGCACTTGAAACCACAAGGGAGTCATTCGTTATGGCTgagaaactgaaggaaaaacccACAAATTCTGAAAATCCTGTTACTGTCCTTTCACCGGCAGTTTTTGGCAGTCCGATACAGATGGCTCCATcaacaccaaaagaaaaacttCCTATTTTGCCTTACTCAAGGATGAAAAATTCAGTGTTCTGTAAATCTAAGCAGAGTACTGCTGTTATGAATGTATCCGGCCCTTCGATAAGATCTGACTGTGAAAAGACACCAGCTTCGGTGAAAGCCTTTCATGTTCCTTCTAAAGGACCTGATAAACGATTAGCTGTACCATTTACACAAGCCCCCAAACAAACCATTCGAGAAAATACGTTCTCTCCATCCAATAAAGTGGATGTTGACAGCCTTAAAAAATTGAATGGTACACCCTCGAAAAGAAGAGGCAGGAAGAGAAGAGCCCCGGATGATTTATTGGCTTTCCAGAGCAAGCGAAGGAAATGCATCGTTAATAAATTTCgagaaggaagagagagggTGAAAGCTGATCTGCAGCCACCTGAAGACAAAAAAGCGGAGGCGGTGAAAAGATACCGTAGTATTAGACCCAAACCAGTGGTGGTTGTGCAGGCTATCGCACCGCTGACCTCTGCAGCTGTCATAGAGGCAAAGTCTCCCGACTGTTTAGGGCAAGATCTTGTTTTAAGCAGCTCGCTTGCCAGTAAATATTTAAGCTACAAGCATAATGACACTCCGTCGGTTAAATCTATTGATTTAGGCAGAAACGCGTACTCAGCTGTGCCTAAGCCGTGGCATAAATGCCAGGTTTGTAACCATCACTTCCAGTTCAAACACCACCTCCAGGACCACATGAACACGCACACGAACAAGCGGCCGTACAGCTGCCGGATCTGTCGGAAGGCGTACATTCATTCCGGGAGCCTGAGCACGCACATGAAGCTTCACCACAACGAAGGCAAACCCAAAAAGCTTGTGTGCTGCGAATTCTGTGCTAAAGTTTTCGGCCATGCAAAAGTCTATTTTGGTCACCTAAGGGAAGTGCACAGGGTTGTTATCAGTACCGAGCCCTCCAGTagtgagcagcagctgcaagatGCTCTGAGGAGCAGAGACACAAACATAAAAGAGGCAGAAGAAGCAACAGAGAG ggGAAACAAGTGCGATTTGGAAGACCTGTTCCATAATCCTGGAGAGGTTAAATTGCAGATCAGATGTGGTCGGTGCCAGTTCATCGCACAGTCTTTTGCTGAAATGAAGTTTCATTTACTGTGCTCTCATGGAGAAGAGATCCAGGGAAGAGTGAAGGAAGGGGTTTTGCAAGGAAGTAAAGGAGCTAGGGGGGAACTCATCAAACATGCAACACACCTCTGGAAACAGCGCAACGAGAGAAGACACACAGCAAAATGCAGTGCCTGTGAGGAGGAGTTTTATGCTTTGCCAAAACTGAAAAGACAGATACACTTTCACCATCAGAATAATGTTGATATGTTATCTAAAAGTGAAGTGACTCAGTCAGGAAGCAGTGAAGCAGCCAAGGAGATGCAAAATGTTGGTTCTGGTTCACCAAGCAAAAAGATTGAAATTTGGTCTAAAGCTGGATATAACTGCATTTTGTGCAAACAGTTATTTGGAAGGAAGGAGGATCTTTGTAATCATTGGCAGAGTCATCATAACTGTGAAGACCCTTCTGTTTTATGGACAATCTTTAGTTTGGTCTCAAAACAAGGAATTATTGAACTTTCCAATAATGGTTAA
- the ZNF438 gene encoding zinc finger protein 438 isoform X4, translated as MVPKILTSGVVSCLQSSVPEQNPPKISAAGSKPLMVPAQNYAVMQLAGHEGTFSLLALPYVTPAVPQPMQPSNMALSENLKLPIPRYQSVRNKLLSDKKPAHISVLGTQNKIPTKAQVSSQTSPMPTPAEDCPETRPSSDSSEQVMLSDRESSEMTAATLRSENNSVESGFPSVSKTKTAVRNVSGPSIVKDSSNKPASSSNPMKLSLHSVKTALETTRESFVMAEKLKEKPTNSENPVTVLSPAVFGSPIQMAPSTPKEKLPILPYSRMKNSVFCKSKQSTAVMNVSGPSIRSDCEKTPASVKAFHVPSKGPDKRLAVPFTQAPKQTIRENTFSPSNKVDVDSLKKLNGTPSKRRGRKRRAPDDLLAFQSKRRKCIVNKFREGRERVKADLQPPEDKKAEAVKRYRSIRPKPVVVVQAIAPLTSAAVIEAKSPDCLGQDLVLSSSLASKYLSYKHNDTPSVKSIDLGRNAYSAVPKPWHKCQVCNHHFQFKHHLQDHMNTHTNKRPYSCRICRKAYIHSGSLSTHMKLHHNEGKPKKLVCCEFCAKVFGHAKVYFGHLREVHRVVISTEPSSSEQQLQDALRSRDTNIKEAEEATERGNKCDLEDLFHNPGEVKLQIRCGRCQFIAQSFAEMKFHLLCSHGEEIQGRVKEGVLQGSKGARGELIKHATHLWKQRNERRHTAKCSACEEEFYALPKLKRQIHFHHQNNVDMLSKSEVTQSGSSEAAKEMQNVGSGSPSKKIEIWSKAGYNCILCKQLFGRKEDLCNHWQSHHNCEDPSVLWTIFSLVSKQGIIELSNNG; from the exons ATGGTACCAAAAATTTTAACATCTGGAGTGGTTTCGTGTCTCCAGTCATCTGTGCCTgaacaaaacccaccaaaaaTCTCAGCTGCTGGTTCTAAACCTCTGATGGTGCCAGCTCAAAACTACGCCGTCATGCAGCTTGCTGGTCACGAGGGGACTTTCTCCCTCCTGGCCTTGCCGTACGTTACCCCTGCCGTACCGCAGCCAATGCAGCCGTCAAACATGGCCCTTTCTGAAAACCTAAAGCTGCCTATCCCGAGGTACCAGTCTGTGAGAAATAAACTGCTGAGTGACAAGAAACCGGCTCACATCTCTGTTTTGGGTACACAGAACAAGATTCCTACCAAAGCACAGGTCTCATCGCAGACTTCCCCCATGCCTACCCCAGCTGAAGACTGTCCTGAAACTCGTCCTAGTTCAGATTCATCAGAGCAAGTGATGCTATCAGACCGTGAGTCATCTGAAATGACAGCTGCCACCTTACGAAGTGAAAATAATTCCGTGGAATCTGGATTTCCTTCGgtgagcaaaacaaaaactgctgtCAGGAATGTTTCTGGACCATCTATAGTTAAAGACTCTTCGAACAAGCCAGCGAGTTCAAGTAATCCCATGAAACTTAGTCTGCACTCTGTGAAGACGGCACTTGAAACCACAAGGGAGTCATTCGTTATGGCTgagaaactgaaggaaaaacccACAAATTCTGAAAATCCTGTTACTGTCCTTTCACCGGCAGTTTTTGGCAGTCCGATACAGATGGCTCCATcaacaccaaaagaaaaacttCCTATTTTGCCTTACTCAAGGATGAAAAATTCAGTGTTCTGTAAATCTAAGCAGAGTACTGCTGTTATGAATGTATCCGGCCCTTCGATAAGATCTGACTGTGAAAAGACACCAGCTTCGGTGAAAGCCTTTCATGTTCCTTCTAAAGGACCTGATAAACGATTAGCTGTACCATTTACACAAGCCCCCAAACAAACCATTCGAGAAAATACGTTCTCTCCATCCAATAAAGTGGATGTTGACAGCCTTAAAAAATTGAATGGTACACCCTCGAAAAGAAGAGGCAGGAAGAGAAGAGCCCCGGATGATTTATTGGCTTTCCAGAGCAAGCGAAGGAAATGCATCGTTAATAAATTTCgagaaggaagagagagggTGAAAGCTGATCTGCAGCCACCTGAAGACAAAAAAGCGGAGGCGGTGAAAAGATACCGTAGTATTAGACCCAAACCAGTGGTGGTTGTGCAGGCTATCGCACCGCTGACCTCTGCAGCTGTCATAGAGGCAAAGTCTCCCGACTGTTTAGGGCAAGATCTTGTTTTAAGCAGCTCGCTTGCCAGTAAATATTTAAGCTACAAGCATAATGACACTCCGTCGGTTAAATCTATTGATTTAGGCAGAAACGCGTACTCAGCTGTGCCTAAGCCGTGGCATAAATGCCAGGTTTGTAACCATCACTTCCAGTTCAAACACCACCTCCAGGACCACATGAACACGCACACGAACAAGCGGCCGTACAGCTGCCGGATCTGTCGGAAGGCGTACATTCATTCCGGGAGCCTGAGCACGCACATGAAGCTTCACCACAACGAAGGCAAACCCAAAAAGCTTGTGTGCTGCGAATTCTGTGCTAAAGTTTTCGGCCATGCAAAAGTCTATTTTGGTCACCTAAGGGAAGTGCACAGGGTTGTTATCAGTACCGAGCCCTCCAGTagtgagcagcagctgcaagatGCTCTGAGGAGCAGAGACACAAACATAAAAGAGGCAGAAGAAGCAACAGAGAG ggGAAACAAGTGCGATTTGGAAGACCTGTTCCATAATCCTGGAGAGGTTAAATTGCAGATCAGATGTGGTCGGTGCCAGTTCATCGCACAGTCTTTTGCTGAAATGAAGTTTCATTTACTGTGCTCTCATGGAGAAGAGATCCAGGGAAGAGTGAAGGAAGGGGTTTTGCAAGGAAGTAAAGGAGCTAGGGGGGAACTCATCAAACATGCAACACACCTCTGGAAACAGCGCAACGAGAGAAGACACACAGCAAAATGCAGTGCCTGTGAGGAGGAGTTTTATGCTTTGCCAAAACTGAAAAGACAGATACACTTTCACCATCAGAATAATGTTGATATGTTATCTAAAAGTGAAGTGACTCAGTCAGGAAGCAGTGAAGCAGCCAAGGAGATGCAAAATGTTGGTTCTGGTTCACCAAGCAAAAAGATTGAAATTTGGTCTAAAGCTGGATATAACTGCATTTTGTGCAAACAGTTATTTGGAAGGAAGGAGGATCTTTGTAATCATTGGCAGAGTCATCATAACTGTGAAGACCCTTCTGTTTTATGGACAATCTTTAGTTTGGTCTCAAAACAAGGAATTATTGAACTTTCCAATAATGGTTAA
- the ZNF438 gene encoding zinc finger protein 438 isoform X3: MLSYLLEGIMQNPLTFSADKHKSTSDILQSFQKKSQFRTIAPKMVPKILTSGVVSCLQSSVPEQNPPKISAAGSKPLMVPAQNYAVMQLAGHEGTFSLLALPYVTPAVPQPMQPSNMALSENLKLPIPRYQSVRNKLLSDKKPAHISVLGTQNKIPTKAQVSSQTSPMPTPAEDCPETRPSSDSSEQVMLSDRESSEMTAATLRSENNSVESGFPSVSKTKTAVRNVSGPSIVKDSSNKPASSSNPMKLSLHSVKTALETTRESFVMAEKLKEKPTNSENPVTVLSPAVFGSPIQMAPSTPKEKLPILPYSRMKNSVFCKSKQSTAVMNVSGPSIRSDCEKTPASVKAFHVPSKGPDKRLAVPFTQAPKQTIRENTFSPSNKVDVDSLKKLNGTPSKRRGRKRRAPDDLLAFQSKRRKCIVNKFREGRERVKADLQPPEDKKAEAVKRYRSIRPKPVVVVQAIAPLTSAAVIEAKSPDCLGQDLVLSSSLASKYLSYKHNDTPSVKSIDLGRNAYSAVPKPWHKCQVCNHHFQFKHHLQDHMNTHTNKRPYSCRICRKAYIHSGSLSTHMKLHHNEGKPKKLVCCEFCAKVFGHAKVYFGHLREVHRVVISTEPSSSEQQLQDALRSRDTNIKEAEEATERGNKCDLEDLFHNPGEVKLQIRCGRCQFIAQSFAEMKFHLLCSHGEEIQGRVKEGVLQGSKGARGELIKHATHLWKQRNERRHTAKCSACEEEFYALPKLKRQIHFHHQNNVDMLSKSEVTQSGSSEAAKEMQNVGSGSPSKKIEIWSKAGYNCILCKQLFGRKEDLCNHWQSHHNCEDPSVLWTIFSLVSKQGIIELSNNG; encoded by the exons aTAAACACAAATCCACTTCAGATATACTAcaaagttttcagaagaaaagtcaGTTTAGGACCATCGCTCCCAAAATGGTACCAAAAATTTTAACATCTGGAGTGGTTTCGTGTCTCCAGTCATCTGTGCCTgaacaaaacccaccaaaaaTCTCAGCTGCTGGTTCTAAACCTCTGATGGTGCCAGCTCAAAACTACGCCGTCATGCAGCTTGCTGGTCACGAGGGGACTTTCTCCCTCCTGGCCTTGCCGTACGTTACCCCTGCCGTACCGCAGCCAATGCAGCCGTCAAACATGGCCCTTTCTGAAAACCTAAAGCTGCCTATCCCGAGGTACCAGTCTGTGAGAAATAAACTGCTGAGTGACAAGAAACCGGCTCACATCTCTGTTTTGGGTACACAGAACAAGATTCCTACCAAAGCACAGGTCTCATCGCAGACTTCCCCCATGCCTACCCCAGCTGAAGACTGTCCTGAAACTCGTCCTAGTTCAGATTCATCAGAGCAAGTGATGCTATCAGACCGTGAGTCATCTGAAATGACAGCTGCCACCTTACGAAGTGAAAATAATTCCGTGGAATCTGGATTTCCTTCGgtgagcaaaacaaaaactgctgtCAGGAATGTTTCTGGACCATCTATAGTTAAAGACTCTTCGAACAAGCCAGCGAGTTCAAGTAATCCCATGAAACTTAGTCTGCACTCTGTGAAGACGGCACTTGAAACCACAAGGGAGTCATTCGTTATGGCTgagaaactgaaggaaaaacccACAAATTCTGAAAATCCTGTTACTGTCCTTTCACCGGCAGTTTTTGGCAGTCCGATACAGATGGCTCCATcaacaccaaaagaaaaacttCCTATTTTGCCTTACTCAAGGATGAAAAATTCAGTGTTCTGTAAATCTAAGCAGAGTACTGCTGTTATGAATGTATCCGGCCCTTCGATAAGATCTGACTGTGAAAAGACACCAGCTTCGGTGAAAGCCTTTCATGTTCCTTCTAAAGGACCTGATAAACGATTAGCTGTACCATTTACACAAGCCCCCAAACAAACCATTCGAGAAAATACGTTCTCTCCATCCAATAAAGTGGATGTTGACAGCCTTAAAAAATTGAATGGTACACCCTCGAAAAGAAGAGGCAGGAAGAGAAGAGCCCCGGATGATTTATTGGCTTTCCAGAGCAAGCGAAGGAAATGCATCGTTAATAAATTTCgagaaggaagagagagggTGAAAGCTGATCTGCAGCCACCTGAAGACAAAAAAGCGGAGGCGGTGAAAAGATACCGTAGTATTAGACCCAAACCAGTGGTGGTTGTGCAGGCTATCGCACCGCTGACCTCTGCAGCTGTCATAGAGGCAAAGTCTCCCGACTGTTTAGGGCAAGATCTTGTTTTAAGCAGCTCGCTTGCCAGTAAATATTTAAGCTACAAGCATAATGACACTCCGTCGGTTAAATCTATTGATTTAGGCAGAAACGCGTACTCAGCTGTGCCTAAGCCGTGGCATAAATGCCAGGTTTGTAACCATCACTTCCAGTTCAAACACCACCTCCAGGACCACATGAACACGCACACGAACAAGCGGCCGTACAGCTGCCGGATCTGTCGGAAGGCGTACATTCATTCCGGGAGCCTGAGCACGCACATGAAGCTTCACCACAACGAAGGCAAACCCAAAAAGCTTGTGTGCTGCGAATTCTGTGCTAAAGTTTTCGGCCATGCAAAAGTCTATTTTGGTCACCTAAGGGAAGTGCACAGGGTTGTTATCAGTACCGAGCCCTCCAGTagtgagcagcagctgcaagatGCTCTGAGGAGCAGAGACACAAACATAAAAGAGGCAGAAGAAGCAACAGAGAG ggGAAACAAGTGCGATTTGGAAGACCTGTTCCATAATCCTGGAGAGGTTAAATTGCAGATCAGATGTGGTCGGTGCCAGTTCATCGCACAGTCTTTTGCTGAAATGAAGTTTCATTTACTGTGCTCTCATGGAGAAGAGATCCAGGGAAGAGTGAAGGAAGGGGTTTTGCAAGGAAGTAAAGGAGCTAGGGGGGAACTCATCAAACATGCAACACACCTCTGGAAACAGCGCAACGAGAGAAGACACACAGCAAAATGCAGTGCCTGTGAGGAGGAGTTTTATGCTTTGCCAAAACTGAAAAGACAGATACACTTTCACCATCAGAATAATGTTGATATGTTATCTAAAAGTGAAGTGACTCAGTCAGGAAGCAGTGAAGCAGCCAAGGAGATGCAAAATGTTGGTTCTGGTTCACCAAGCAAAAAGATTGAAATTTGGTCTAAAGCTGGATATAACTGCATTTTGTGCAAACAGTTATTTGGAAGGAAGGAGGATCTTTGTAATCATTGGCAGAGTCATCATAACTGTGAAGACCCTTCTGTTTTATGGACAATCTTTAGTTTGGTCTCAAAACAAGGAATTATTGAACTTTCCAATAATGGTTAA